In one window of Phoenix dactylifera cultivar Barhee BC4 unplaced genomic scaffold, palm_55x_up_171113_PBpolish2nd_filt_p 000648F, whole genome shotgun sequence DNA:
- the LOC120106815 gene encoding uncharacterized protein LOC120106815, with product MASQTVESYREGAEVYRGDDICKKKSVQVLEELGLPKGLLPLVDIEEFGYNRAAGFMWHVQKKKKEHTFKKIKQTVSYAAEMTAFVEQRKMKKITGVKTKELLLWLSVVEVYIDDPSSEKITFKTGTGLSDSFPVSAFELE from the coding sequence ATGGCATCCCAGACCGTCGAGAGCTACCGTGAAGGCGCCGAGGTCTACCGCGGCGACGACATCTGCAAGAAGAAGTCCGTCCAAGTGCTCGAAGAGCTCGGCCTCCCCAAGGGTCTGTTGCCCCTCGTCGACATCGAGGAGTTTGGCTACAACCGTGCGGCCGGGTTCATGTGGCACgtccagaagaagaagaaggagcacACTTTCAAGAAGATCAAGCAGACGGTGTCGTATGCCGCCGAGATGACGGCTTTCGTGGAGCagcgcaagatgaagaagataacGGGGGTGAAGACGAAGGAGCTGTTGCTATGGCTTTCTGTTGTGGAGGTGTACATCGATGATCCCTCGTCGGAGAAGATCACTTTCAAGACCGGCACCGGGCTGTCTGATAGCTTCCCGGTGTCTGCCTTCGAGCTCGAGTAG